CCGCAGTGTGCCGCAAAGTTGTTCACATCTCCGCCGTGGGCGTAGGTCGTCATTTGAGCCGTCTCTCCAACCCCAGTTTCACTTCGTACACTTCGTCGCAGATTTGGGCGAGTTTTTGACCGATGATCCCCGACAAATCGACGTAGCGGCGGCTGATCGGATCGGAGGGGATCACCCCCGATCCGACATCATTGAGAACAAACACGATGTTAGCGTCGATGGCTCCCAGCGCTTCGATCTCTGCGATCAATACCTCTTCGCTCTCCTCCATGCGGTTGAGTATCCACATCGAGACGCAGTCGACGAGGTAGGTGCGGTGAGGTTCGATTACACGTAGAAGGTCGCGGCTCTCTTCGAGGGTGATGAAGTTTTCACCGCGCGTTTGACGGTGTTTGTCGATCCGCGTTCCCATCTCGGTGTCGCCGTATGTGTGATCGTAGGTGGCGAGGTAGGTGGGTTGGTCGGTTGCGATGGCGAGCGTCTTTGCCTCCGCCAGAGAACTTTTGCCTGATTTCTGCCCTCCGAAATAGAGTATCTTCATGATAAAAATCCCTCGACGCGGCGGGTGATCTGTTCGGGGGAAAGACCGTTCAGGATGCCGTAGACGAGCGCCGCCCCAGCCCCTACCCCCTCTTTGGCTTCCCCTTCGTCGTAGAGCCGCAGTGCGGGGTGGGAGGAGCGGGAGAAGTCAAACTCGGCGCAGCACGCGTCGATGGGGAAACTGAGCATCCGGAGCAGTCCGGCGATGTCGGATGAGGGATCGTCGGCAAGCCATGCGGTCGTCCAGAGTGCGAGGGATCCTTCGCGGATACTTCCCTCCATCGAACGGAGGATCGTATCGACGATCAGCAGCACCGCCGCCATCTGGGTCCCTCCGGCCAGGACGGTCGTGACGTCTCGGTTCTGGAGTCCCAGTAGGAATCCGGCGTTGAAAAGGAGCATGTTGTCCGACACCTTCGCGAGGCGTTCGAAGAGGTCGTTGACCCCTTCGCATCCGGTCAGCGCCTGTTCGATAACGCGCCGTTTGGTCGATTGGGGGGCGTTTTTGAAACTGCTGCTGAACATCTCCTGCGCGTCGTATCCCAGGGCGAGGGCGGTGGCGGCTGCCGTCGTTGTTCCGCCGGGGATCGATTCGCCGAGGATGAGGTAGTCCCCTTTGGGCTCGAAGGTCTGGGCGAAGGCGACACCGCGTTCGAAAACCTCCATTGCCGCAATCCGCGCCCCGGTATCGATGGAGCCGCTGGGCGGGATGTCAAAACCGTAACAGGCGAAACGTTCCACTTTCGGTTTTTCGGAAAGTCCAAGATCGAGCAGCCCGATTTCGGCAAAGGGGTGCAGGAGGTGGACGGCACGGGTGATGAGGGCGGGGGTGGGAACCCCGGAAGGGGTTTCGGCGACGGCATCCAGGCTGCGTACTTCCCCGGTACAGAGAAATTCGGCATCCAGGGTCGGGGTCAGATGGAGCAATCCCGGGATTCCCGCCTGGGTGATCCCCGGGATCTCTGCGGTAGCCGTGGTGCTCATGGAGAGGAGGAAGTGGGCCTTTTTGCCGCGCAGGTATTCGGCAAAATCGCGTGTTCCGGTTATCGGTCGTATCATTGTATTTTCTCCCAGAGGTCGGTATGGTCGCGCCCCGCGAGGAAGCGGGTGACGCTGTAGTAAAGTCCGGCGTAGCGGACGTAGGGGCGGAAACGTTCGATCGCTTCGGTATATCCGTACGCATCCAGCAGCATCCGCGTATGCGCATCGTCGGCGCACCATGCGAGGGCCGTGACGGCGAGATCGAAGGTGAAATCGCCGTTGCACGCTTCGCTCCAGTCGTAGACGCAGCCCAGTTCGTCGCCGCAGAAAGAGGCATTGTCGGGGAAAAGATCCCCGTGTATGATCCCCTCGTCGCGCAGATCGATCCGGAGTTCGGCGAACAGGGCGGAAAACGGTTCATGTCCCGTTCGGGCGATCAGTTCTGCGAGCCGCTCGCGTTTGAATAAGGGGAGATTGCCGCTCTGTTTTCCCCGCGTGCGGCCGTGAAGATCTCTCAAAAACGCCCCGATGCCGCGGATCTGGTTTTCGGTGGGGCGGTTGGGACTGGTTCCTGCGCATTTGGCGTACACGAGAGCGCTTTTTCCCCGCAGGGCGAAAACGGGGGTGAGTGCCCTGGGAACGGGGAGTGGAGCGAGCGAAGCGAGCAGTTCCCACTCCCTTTGTGCCGATTCGACACTCGCTTCTTCGAACACTTTGAGAACGTAGTCGTTATCGAGCCAATAAACCGTGTCACGTACCCCGTCTTGGGTGGGGTGCAGGGTGCGCGCTTCCCAGAACGGTGCGATATCTGCGGCGTCAATGTGCGTTTTTACACCCATCGGACCACCTCGGTGAGCTCTTTTTTACTGTTCCACCCCAGTTTCAGCAGTTCGGGCTCATCCAAAAATTCGCTTACGTATCCCAGTGTCAGATAGGCGACGAGCTTGTGCTCTTTTCCCATTCCCAGCAGTTTTCTCACCTTTTTGGGGCGGAGGATGCTGACCCAGCCGACCCCGATGTTGTGGGCACGCGCCATCAGCCAGAGGTTCTGGATCGCGCACACGACGCTGTATTCCCCCGTTTTTTTCTGAGTCGTCTGCCCCAGCACCGGTTTGCGGGGTTTTTCGTAGAAGACCGCGATATTGAGTGCCGATTCGAGGATCCCTTCGAGTTTGAGCGAAGGGTAGAGGGACGAATCGGCGAATTGTTCCCGCGCTTTGGCGTTTTCACGGGCAAATTCGCGGTAGATTTCCGTGCGAAGGGCGTTGTCTTGGATGATGACGAACTGCCAGGGTTGCGAGTACCCTACCGAGGGCGCCGAGACGGCCGCTTCGAGGAGATCGTGGAGCACGGCGTCATCGATGGGACGATCGACGTAGCGGTTTCCCCGAACGTCGCGCCGGGAGACGAAAATCGATTGCAGGATGGTCCGGGCGTGGGCGTCGAAGGCTTTCACATCAGCCTCCGTCGGACGAGGTCGGGATGGCTGCGAAAGAGGGTGTGCAGATACGTTCCCAGGACGTTGCCCTCAGCGTTTGTCCAGCTCCCCGCCTGCCCGGTCCCTGTTTTTGCCCCCCGGAGAATATCGAATCCCCCTTCGGTGTCGAGGGGACGGGTGTAGTGGAACGCATGCCCTTTGATCCCCGCTTCGTTGGTGTAGTATCCCATCCGCTGGAACCTCTTTTCGAGGGTAAAGGAGACGTCCAGAATCCCGCTCATCTCTTTGTCGTCGACCCGTTGCCCCAGGTAGAGGAGCCCCGCGCATTCGGCGTAGATTTTTCCGGAACGGGCATGGCGGATCAGGGAGTCTTTGAAGCGGCGGGCGTTGCGGAGGGTTTCGTACGCCGCGTCGGTTTCGACGTAACCGCCGCAGATATAGACGCTCTTGCACGTATCGGGGATCGGCTCGTCGCAAGAAGGGCTTACGAGGCACACCGACGAAAACGCTTCTTCGAGAAAACGGAGATTGTCGGGATAGAGGAACGAGAAATTCTCATCGCATACCACCGCGACCGCATCTTCGGATCGGGGAGGCGGGGGGAAGGGATACCCCTTCGCCGCAGGGGCATCGGAGCGCCCCAGGGCAATGAGGGCGTCGATGTCGATATGCTCGAGGGCCTGGGCGGAAATGGCGGCGAGTTTATCGCGGTCGCGCAGGTCGAGCCCCAGGTGGGTGTCGCGCAGCGCGTCGAGGCCGTCGCGAACCCATCCCAGAACCGCCACGTCGTCAAAATCGCTTTCGATCCGGTTTTTAATCAGTTCGTAGTGGCTCTGCGAGCCCAGACGGTTGAGGATGACCCCCTTGATCGTGTTGTCCGCACGATAGGCTTTGAGCCCTCCGAGTACGGCGCTGGGGGTGATGTAGCTCCCCTGTGCGTCGAGGACGATGACGGTGGGGACGTTGAGCAGCGTCGAGACGTCATAAGCGCTGCTGCCGTAGTCCATGCCGTCGTAAAACCCCATTACCCCCTCCATGATCGCGACTTCGCGGTCGGCGTATCGACCATACAGCCATCGGAGCTGTTCGGGGTTCATCATAAACGCATCGAGGTTGATGCTATCGGTGCCGCAGATGGCGCGGTGGAACTGCGGATCGATAAAATCGGGACCGATTTTAAACGGACGGACGGACTCTTTGAAACGGTACAGAAGCGCCGAAGTAAGAAGCGTTTTTCCCTGGTTGGACGCGACCGCGCTGATGCAGAGACTAACCATGTCCCCCCCTTTTTTTCAGGATGATGTAAATGAAAAACGGTCCCCCGATAAATGACGTGACGACCCCGATGGGGACTTCGCTGGCCGCGCCGAGATTGCGCGCGATCAGGTCGCACAGGACCAGAAATACCCCGCCGTAATAAAAGACCGGGAGAATCAAAGCGTCGCTGCTGCGACGGTAAAGCAGGCGGACGATGTGGGGGATCACGAGCCCGATAAACCCGATCGGCCCGACGACGCTCACGCAGATCCCCACGCTCATCGAGACGGCGAGGAGGAGGATCAGGTTGATTTTCCTGATCTCGATCCCTTTGAGAAACGCGTTTTCGTACGAAGTGAGGAGCAGCTTAAGCTCGGGGCGGTAACGTACGACGACCCACAGCAGACCGAGCGCCGCCGCCGCAACGGGATAGAGGCTCTCCATCCCCACAACGCTCAGGCTCCCCATCGTGAAACGGATGATCGAGTAGCTTTGTTCGAGGTCGCTGAGGTAAAAAATTACCATCAGCGCGGCCGAATAGAAAAACGACAGCGCGATCCCGATGAGGAGCAGCGAATGGGTCTGGGTAGCTTTGAGGGTCCGTGCAAACAAAAACAGCAGCACGACCGTCGAAAACGCCCCGACGAAACTGAAAAAGTACGAGAGGGCCGCCAGCGATGCGGGTAAAAAGACGATGCCTATCGCCGTCGCCAGGGTCGCGCCGCTGGAGACACCGAGGGTAAAAGGGGTTGTGAGCGCGTTGCGAAACACCGCCTGAAATACCATTCCCCCCAGCGCGAGGACCGCCCCGGTAAAAAATGCGACCCCGACCCGGGGGAGCCGAAGATCCCAAAACAGGAGGTATTCGGTCGCATCGGGGTTGAAAAGATTGCCAATCTCCATCGCCGTTTCTCCTGTGAACGGCGCGATGGCCAGGATCGTCAGCGACAGGGCAAAAATCAGCCGTTTCATCGGTAGTTCACCGTAAAATGTCCCTCAATCCGGCAGATCGAGTCTCCGAAAAGGGAGCGGAAACGGCTCTCTTCGAAAAAATCGTTCCCCGACCCGTCGAAAACGAGTTCCCCTTCTCGCAGATAGAGGATCCGGTACCCCAGACGGTAGGCGAGGTTCAGATCGTGGGTGATGACGATTTTCCGTCCGGGATGTTCTTTGAGCATCCCGAAGAGCTTGATTTTTTTGTCGCTGTCGAGGTTTGCGGTCGGTTCATCGAAAATGGTCAAGCGGGCATTGTGCAGCAATCCTCCGGCGAAGAGCAGGAGCTGGCTTTCCCCGCTGCTGAGACATCGGCATGGGGTGTTTCGGAGCCCCGCGATATCGAGCCGTGCCATCACCGCTTCGAGGTTTTTCTGGGTCGATCCGTTGAGAAGCGAGAGTTTCAAGAACGCTTCCGCATCGATGTATTCGTCGAAAACGTCGAGTCTGGAGGGGACGAAGTTGAGCAGCTGCGCGCGGAGCTTGGCGCCGAGTTCGGCGATTTGTTTCCCTTCCGCGTACACGGCGGGCGTTTCATAAAGCCCTACAAGTGCCCGTGCAAGGGTCGTTTTGCCCGCGCCGTTGGCTCCCAGTATTACCGCGTCTTCATCTCCCAGTGCGAAGGAAATCCCCTTTAGAAAGGGGGTTGAGAGGTTTTCAACGCGCAGATTCACGTAGAAATCCTTTGAAATCGTCGATGAAATAGACGATCCGGTCACTCGGTATCCCCGCGTATTCGCCCGATTCCACGAAGACCGATTTCGTTCGGGCCGCATTGATCGGAAGTTTCAGCCACGGGGCTTTGAGCTGTTCCTCGGTAAATTTTTTCTCTTTCATTAGCGGCGCGAGGATGATGACCACGTCGGGATTGAGCGCGAGTATTTTTTCGAGCGTGAGGGCAGGTTGCCCTTTTTGGGTGCTTTGGAACGCATTGACGTTGCCGCTGGCTTCGATGATGTCGTCGAAATAGAGATTCTGCCCCGCGACGAAGACCTCTTTGGAAAGGTCGGTGTTGTAGCCGATCGGGATCAGGATTTTTTTCTTGCGCGTGATCCCTTTGAGGCTTTGGACCGAACGGTCGATTTTCGCGACGAGGGCGGATGCTTTCTCTTTTTTGCCGAGCAGTGTTCCCAGGCCCAGAAGGGTTTTTCGGATCGAGGCGAGGGTATCGATTTTGACGAGTACCGTTTTGATCCCCAGCCGCTCGAGTTTTTCGGCAAGAGGAGCGTTGTTTTCCTGCACTACAACGAGATCGGGTTTGAGGGCTACGATCTTTTCAAGCGAGGGGGTGAAAAATCCCCCGACTTTGGCGATTTTCTCTGATTGGGGCGGATAGCGGCAGTAGGCGGTATTCCCCACGATTTTTTCCCCTTCGCCCAGGGCGAAGAGGATTTCGTTGACCGAGGGGCTCAGCGCGACGATCCGGTCGTACGACCAGGCCGGAAGGGCCAAAAAAGCGATGAAAAGAAGTCTTAATAACACGCTTCGACCTTATAGACCCACGTCATTGTTCCGGCGTTTTCAAGACGGTAGTTTTGCGCCATTTTATGGACCGATTGTCCGTCTATGAGGTAAAACCAGCCGAATTTTCCGACGACCGACTTCATACCGTCGATCGAACGGACAAAGGTGAATTTTCCTTTTTGCTCCGTCTCCACGCGGCTCACTTTTTGCAGAAGTTCCAGCGCCGTCGTCTCTTTGGGCGTGTAGGTAGTTCGGATAGTGCGTTCGGGACGGCCGTCCCCGTAGACGATCGTCACGTCGATCTCCTGAGCGGCAAGGGACAGGGAGGTGCTCAGCAGCACGATGAAAAACCGGATCAAAACGATACCTCCATTCCCACATAATATGCCCGCGGGCTTGCCGCGTAGTTGTTGACGCTTTGGTAGTATTTGTCGGTAATATTATCGACTTTTGCGTAGATTTTGAGATGTTTCGAGAACGTATGGTCGGCCACGAGGGAGGCGACCGTGTATCTTCCCGTCTGCGCCCCCTGATCGTTGTCGCTGTCGTAACGGCTTCCGACGTACTCTCCGCTGATTGCGACGTGCGTTTTGGGAATACCGTAGTAGTCCAGGCCGAATTTGAGGCTCTCTTTCGCACGACGGCGGAGATTCTCTCCGCGCTGGTTTTCGGCATCGAGGCGGGTGTATCCCAACGACACGAGGATATCGCTGCCGAGCTCTTGTTTGCAGGCCGCCTCGATCCCTTTGATCGTCGAGGTCCCCTCGATGTTTCCGTATCGCGATGCGGTGAAATCGTACTCGATCATATCCCGGATGCGGCTCTCGAAATAGGTGAGGCTAACCCCACCGAAGCCTACCGTGATGTCGTAGCTTCGGGTCTCTTCGGGTTTGAGGGCGGTGTTTCCGTAGGTCGGATCGTAAAGCTGGTAGAGAGTGGGGACGTTATAGGCGCTCCCATAGTTCGCGCCAAGATACCCTTCCCCCATAAAAGGGTGTTTGAAACCGATTTTTCCGGTCGTTTTGTCGCTGAAGGCGTCAAAGGCGTCGCGCCGCAGCGATTCGGTCAGAACGGTGCCGGTCGCGAGAATATTGGTGTTTGTGACGAAAACGGCTTTGTTGTCGTAGCTCCGGTTCAGACGGTTGAGATGCTCGAAGGTTTTGTAATCCCCTCCGAAAACGATGAAATCGCTCTTGCGGTAACCGATGCGGGAGTGGACACCGTATTCGTCGACCCTGCCGTCGTAGGCCGTCCCGGTCGAATAGTCGCGTTCGAACGTCGAACGGTTGGCATAGACCGTGGTAAGGGTATCGCCGAAGCGGTTCTCATAGCTCAGGCGGCTGAGTTTTTCGTCTTTGCGGTAGTTGGCGGCCGAATCGCCGCTTGTACCGTCGTATTCGGTGTAGACGTCGATGTCGGTGTGGGAGAAACGGAGCGTGTTCTCGCCGTCAAACCGGTAGCCCGCGCTCAGCCCGAGGGTGCGGTTTTTATAGGCGTCGTCTTCGTAGCGGTCGAGGTCGGCATACCGCCGCGCGTACGCGCTGAACCCGTCCGAAGCGATTTGTTGCGCATCAAGACGGACGTCGAGCGCCTCGCTCGCGTATGCAATCGAGGCGGCGTACTTTTCGGTTCCGAAATTTCCCCGTTCGTAGCGGGCTTTTGCTTCGGTTCCGGGGAGCGTTTTGCGGGTGATGATGTTGACCACCCCCGCACTTGCGTCGCTTCCCCAGATGCCGCTTTGGGCCCCTTTGATCACTTCGATCCGTTCAATATCGCCGAGGATGAGATGCTCGAACGACGCGCCGTCCATCGAGGTGTTGTCGTTGTAGCGGATGCCGTCGATCAGGACGAGGGTCCGTTTTGAATCGAATCCCCGCAGGTAAAGAGAGGTTGATTTTCCCAGGCCGCCGTTGGCGGCGATCCCTACCCCGGCGAGGGAGTTGAGCGCTTCGGCGAGGGTCGTATAGCGCCGTTCGGCGATCTCTTCGGCGGTAATGACGTCGGTATTGGCGGTAACGCTACGGAGGCTCTGCTCGGTTTTGGAAGCACTTACGACGATCGGGTCGAGCGTCAGCTCCCTGGCTTCGGTTGAAGCGACGAACGTTGCGGCGGCAACGAGTGAAAGAGTGTGTCGGTGCATGAATGTCCTTGTTGCATAATCGTTATAACGGATGAGGTAAGGACATCTTTGGGCGGGGAGACGGTGGAGTAGGTGTGGATCGGATGGGTCGGGCAGATCCACTCGATCCGGGTAATGTTCTGGAGGAGGCGGACATGCGACGCGTATGCCTGGATCGCGACGAGCGAAAAATAGTTTTTTCCGAAACCGCGCGGTGAACGCATCGCCATCCTCCCCTTTTTTAGGGGAATTATACCCTATCAGCTTTTAAACTGCCCCAGTTGCGCGTTGAGGCTGGTTGCCGCGTCGTAGAGTTCCCCGGCAATGGCGGAGATTTTGGTGATCTCTTCTTGGTTGCTTTGAGAAAGCCCCGACATCTCGGAGACTTTGGCGATGATCTCGTTGATTTTGCGGGCCATCGCTTCGGCCGCTTCGACGCTTTGACGGCTGGCATCGACATTCGTGCGCAGTACCTGCGCGGCCGAATCGATTTTGGCGTCGATCTCTTCGCTCCGCTCGGCGAGACGCTCGATGTTTTCACTGTTGGTGCTCATCATGTCGGACGAATCGGAGATCGACTGGATGACGACCGAAATCGTCGAGTTGATTTCAGTGAGGCTTTTTTGAGTACGTTCCGCCAGTTTGCGCACTTCGTCGGCAACGACGGCGAACCCGCGTCCGTGTTCTCCCGCACGTGCCGCTTCGATCGCGGCGTTGAGGGCGAGAAGGTTGGTCTGGTCGGCAATGTCGGAGATGATTCCCAAGACCCCGCTGACGCTGGCCGCATCGCTGGAAAGCTGGGTGAAGCGTTCGGCCAGATCGTTGCTCATCTGCGTCGTGCTGTGGATTTCGCGCGTAATGGCGTTGGCGATTTCCCGGACGCTGTTGAGTTCCTGTTCGGTCGAGCGGCTGTTGTCGAGGGTGCTTTTGGCAATGCTGACGCTTTGCTCGAGCGTTTCACCGATTTCGGCTGCCGTGGCATTGGTGTTCTGTGCGATCGCGTTCGTTTTTTCCGACTGGATGGAGAGGTTGCTGGCCGAATTGTGAAGCGTCGACGTTGAACCGACGGCCGAAGTGGTGATCCGCTTCGTATCGTTGATCGTGCTTTGGATTTTGGCGATGAACTGGTTGAGGTAGTTGCTGGCGATACCGATTTCGTCGTTTTTGTTCATGATCGGCAGCCGTTTGGTCAAGTCCCCGTTCCCGTGCGCTAGGTCGGAAGAAACGTTGTCGAGCGCTTCGATGGGCCCCAGGATACTGCGCCCGGAGAAATAGTTGATTGCGATCAGGATACCGGTGAGCGCGGTGCCGAGGATCATGAACCATTTGAAGAATCCGGCTTTGAGTTCGTCGAAATAGTCGGCTTTGTTGATCCCCGGGACGACCCACATGTCCCACGCGGGGATATAGCGATACGCCGCGATCTTATCCTGGCCGGTCGTTGCCGAGTGGTACTCGTAGATCCCCCCCTCTTTGTGGGAACGGATTTCATCGATGTAATCGTGCCCTGCGAGATTTTCTCCCTCTTTTTTCGGGTGGACGCGCATCGTCCCTTTGCTGTCGACGAGATAAACGTATCCGCTCTGTCCGATTTTGATCTTGAAGATGTCTTTTTTGAAGGTGTCGTTTTTGTACGCTTCAGGGTCGATTTCGGAGATGTAGAGAACCGTTTGCTCGAGCGAGTCGGCGACGGTGTTGAGATCGCTCGTCATGATCGTCTTGATCGAACTCGTGGCGATGAAGTATGCTACAATGACACTCACCAAGATCGCGCTGACCGCGGCGATCAGATTGACGATGAATTTGCCTTTGATCGTGTTGAAAAAATGCATAGGGTGCTGTCCGTCCGTGTTGAAATATTCACCATTGTAATTTTGTTTTTCTAAAGCGAAGGTAAAATAGTATGAGATATTCTTATTTAAAGCAGATTGCGGCCTACCTGCAACGTTTTAAGCGCATTGTTGCGGCGTACCGTTACAGTGACACGGGGATACGGATCGTTTTCGATTCGGACAACAGCTGGAATTTCGACATGGCGCGGGGCAATTCGGCGATCACGATCGGCGAGGGCGCCAATCGGATCAAAATGTACCAGGCCCCTTTCGACGTTTTGCTCGCCAAGCGGTTCAACCGCGCTTCGATTACCGCGATCACCCTTCACAATGACGACAAGATCATCCGTATCGCCGTGAGCATGAGCGGGGCCTACAAAAGCGAAACGACGATACTGCAGCTTGAATTTACCGGAAAACACACCAATGCGATTATCCTCTCATCCGACGAGACGGTGCTCGAAGCGCTGCGGCATATCGACGCGAACGTCTCGAGCCGAAGCGTGCGGGTGGGCCAGAAACTGCTCAATCCTCCGAAGCTCCCGTTTGTCCCCAAAGAGTATCCCCTCTCCGACGTTCGGGCATTTCTGGTCGAAGAGTTTCGGCGTCAGGGGGCCGAGAAACTCGAAAAGCTCAAACGTGAAAAAACGTCGCTGCTTCTTAAACGGCTTGCGCAGCTTGAAAAACATCTGGCCGCGCTCGAAGACGAATCGGTATTGATGCAAGAGTCGCTCGAAGCCCAGCATGCGGGGCATTTGATCCTTGCGAACCTGGATGCGGTGAACCCCTACGCCGCTACGGCCCAGGTGCAGGATTTCGACGGAACGTCCAAAGTCCTCGAGATCCCTGCGGGGTGCGTCAGTGCGGCCGGATGCGCCGAGGCGTTTTTCCGGCGTTCCAAGAAAGCGAAGCAAAAAGCGGTGGGACTCCACCGCGAAAAGCACAATCTCCAGGAAAAAATCCGTCATCAGCGGCTTTTCATCCAGGCCGTGGAGGATGCGAGAACACCCGAAGAGATTCAGCTTCTTTTCCCGGCCAAAACCCCCCTCTCGAAGCTTAGAACTTCCGATTCGGTCGCCGAATTCTGGATCGAAGGGGTCAAAGTGTCGTTGGGGAAAAGCGAAAAAGGGAACATCGAGCTTCTCCGAAACGCCAAAGCCCGCGACATCTGGATGCATCTAAAAGACCGCCCCTCCGCCCACGTCGTCATTACGACCGACAAGCAGCAGCTCCCCGAACGGCTTCTCGAAGCGGCGGCCAGATTGTGCGTCGATTTTTCGGTATTTGAAAAAGGGCGCTATCTGGTCGATTATACTCCACGCAGAGAAGTAAAAATCGTCGAAGGGGCAAACGTCTTGTACACCGATTACAAGACGCTGAGCATCGAGAAAGGATAGAAAATGGCTGTCGGTCCGATCGGTAACGCAATTTACGTCAATCAGCAGATGGCTGCCGTCGCGAGCGAAAAAACGGCGGTACTGAACCGTTTCGAGCTCCAGACGCTCGCCGCGGCGGCCGCTTCGCAGGAAGCCCACAAAGAGGTGGAAGAAGTTCGCCCCCCCGAAGAAAATCACGGGGTCGATGCCGACCGTGAGCATACCCGGGAGCAGGCTGAGCAGGAAGAACGGCAGTTCGAATCCGAAGAGGGTTCCGAAGAAGAGAAGCCTGAACCCGAAAAGCCGTTGCATCTGCTCGATATTAAAGTGTGATTCGCTATAATCCGCTAACTTAAACCATTGGTCAATCAACAATGCAAACCGCAAAAAATTCTATCAAAGATCGCGTCGGAACGGCTGTCGTTCTCGTAGCCGTTGTCCTCACCGTAGGCCTCATCAACAATTTCTGGTTGATCTGGATGGTCATGGGGATCGTTTACCTGCTCGCATTTCACGAGGCGATGCGTCTTTTCGGGATCAACAACAACTCGTTGTACGCGTATGCGGCCATTTTGTGGCTGGCCGCCGCACTCTACCCCTACGGAGAGGATCTGTTCGTGATCGCGGGGCTCATTTTTGCCGCCGCGGTAGCCTATACCCAGAATATTCCGTGGAAAAATTTCTTTCCGTTCGTTTATCCGACCGCGGGGATGCTGTTTATGCTCAGCATGTACCAAGAATACGGGGTAACGGCGCTGCTATGGCTCCTCGTGGTCGTTGCTTCGGCCGATGTAGGGGCCTATTTCGTAGGGCGCAGTATCGGCAAAACCCCTTTTAGCATCTCCAGCCCCAGCAAAACGCGCGAAGGGGTATACGGCGGGATCGCCGTCGCGACGGCGGCCGGCTTTTTCATCGGCATTACGATCGTCGACATCACCCAGGCGGTCATCATTTCGATGATGGCGGCGATCGGTGCGGTTTTCGGGGACCTCTTTGAAAGCTACCTCAAGCGCCGTGCTGGGGTTAAAGACAGCGGTTCCATCCTTCCGGGACACGGAGGGGTGCTTGACCGGATTGACGGTTACCTGTTTGCTTCGATCATCATGCTCGTCCTCTTGCGGGGGCTTGTTTGATCCTTCTGGGCTCGACGGGCTCCATCGGGGTCAACGCCCTGCGCGTTGCCGAACAATTCGGCCTCAGCGTCGATACGCTGGTGGCGGGGCGCAACATCGACCTTCTCAACATCCAGATTAAAAAACACTCTCCCAAACGGGTCGTCGTAACGCGCGACGAAGACCGTGCGCGGGTAAACCACCACGACGTCCGCGCCGGCGATGCGGCGATATTGCAGGCGATCGAGGAATCCTCCTCCGGGCACGTTGTCAATGCGCTGGTCGGTTTCGCCGGATTCCGCCCGACCCTCAAAGCGCTTGAATGCGGCAAAAAAGTGGCGCTGGCGAACAAAGAATCGCTTGTGGTGGGAGGGATGTTCGTCGATACCTCCTCAATCGTTCCGATCGACAGCGAACATTTCGGCCTATGGTATCTTAACCGCTCAGACCGTCCCGTCTCGCGGATGGTGGTGACGGCCAGCGGAGGGGCGTTTCGAGATTGGCCTCTGGAAAAGCTTGGCAATGCGACGCTCGAAGACGCCCTGAAACATCCTAACTGGTCAATGGGGCAGAAAATCACGATCGACAGTGCCTCGATGATGAACAAGCTTTTCGAGCTTCTCGAGGCACGGTGGCTTTTCGGGGAAGGGGAATACGACGCCCTGATCGAAACGCGTTCGCTGATTCA
This DNA window, taken from Sulfuricurvum sp. IAE1, encodes the following:
- a CDS encoding bifunctional adenosylcobinamide kinase/adenosylcobinamide-phosphate guanylyltransferase encodes the protein MKILYFGGQKSGKSSLAEAKTLAIATDQPTYLATYDHTYGDTEMGTRIDKHRQTRGENFITLEESRDLLRVIEPHRTYLVDCVSMWILNRMEESEEVLIAEIEALGAIDANIVFVLNDVGSGVIPSDPISRRYVDLSGIIGQKLAQICDEVYEVKLGLERRLK
- the cobT gene encoding nicotinate mononucleotide-dependent phosphoribosyltransferase CobT — protein: MIRPITGTRDFAEYLRGKKAHFLLSMSTTATAEIPGITQAGIPGLLHLTPTLDAEFLCTGEVRSLDAVAETPSGVPTPALITRAVHLLHPFAEIGLLDLGLSEKPKVERFACYGFDIPPSGSIDTGARIAAMEVFERGVAFAQTFEPKGDYLILGESIPGGTTTAAATALALGYDAQEMFSSSFKNAPQSTKRRVIEQALTGCEGVNDLFERLAKVSDNMLLFNAGFLLGLQNRDVTTVLAGGTQMAAVLLIVDTILRSMEGSIREGSLALWTTAWLADDPSSDIAGLLRMLSFPIDACCAEFDFSRSSHPALRLYDEGEAKEGVGAGAALVYGILNGLSPEQITRRVEGFLS
- a CDS encoding phosphotransferase, which produces MGVKTHIDAADIAPFWEARTLHPTQDGVRDTVYWLDNDYVLKVFEEASVESAQREWELLASLAPLPVPRALTPVFALRGKSALVYAKCAGTSPNRPTENQIRGIGAFLRDLHGRTRGKQSGNLPLFKRERLAELIARTGHEPFSALFAELRIDLRDEGIIHGDLFPDNASFCGDELGCVYDWSEACNGDFTFDLAVTALAWCADDAHTRMLLDAYGYTEAIERFRPYVRYAGLYYSVTRFLAGRDHTDLWEKIQ
- the bluB gene encoding 5,6-dimethylbenzimidazole synthase, which translates into the protein MKAFDAHARTILQSIFVSRRDVRGNRYVDRPIDDAVLHDLLEAAVSAPSVGYSQPWQFVIIQDNALRTEIYREFARENAKAREQFADSSLYPSLKLEGILESALNIAVFYEKPRKPVLGQTTQKKTGEYSVVCAIQNLWLMARAHNIGVGWVSILRPKKVRKLLGMGKEHKLVAYLTLGYVSEFLDEPELLKLGWNSKKELTEVVRWV
- a CDS encoding cobyrinate a,c-diamide synthase, giving the protein MVSLCISAVASNQGKTLLTSALLYRFKESVRPFKIGPDFIDPQFHRAICGTDSINLDAFMMNPEQLRWLYGRYADREVAIMEGVMGFYDGMDYGSSAYDVSTLLNVPTVIVLDAQGSYITPSAVLGGLKAYRADNTIKGVILNRLGSQSHYELIKNRIESDFDDVAVLGWVRDGLDALRDTHLGLDLRDRDKLAAISAQALEHIDIDALIALGRSDAPAAKGYPFPPPPRSEDAVAVVCDENFSFLYPDNLRFLEEAFSSVCLVSPSCDEPIPDTCKSVYICGGYVETDAAYETLRNARRFKDSLIRHARSGKIYAECAGLLYLGQRVDDKEMSGILDVSFTLEKRFQRMGYYTNEAGIKGHAFHYTRPLDTEGGFDILRGAKTGTGQAGSWTNAEGNVLGTYLHTLFRSHPDLVRRRLM
- a CDS encoding iron ABC transporter permease; its protein translation is MKRLIFALSLTILAIAPFTGETAMEIGNLFNPDATEYLLFWDLRLPRVGVAFFTGAVLALGGMVFQAVFRNALTTPFTLGVSSGATLATAIGIVFLPASLAALSYFFSFVGAFSTVVLLFLFARTLKATQTHSLLLIGIALSFFYSAALMVIFYLSDLEQSYSIIRFTMGSLSVVGMESLYPVAAAALGLLWVVVRYRPELKLLLTSYENAFLKGIEIRKINLILLLAVSMSVGICVSVVGPIGFIGLVIPHIVRLLYRRSSDALILPVFYYGGVFLVLCDLIARNLGAASEVPIGVVTSFIGGPFFIYIILKKRGGHG